One window of Vicinamibacteria bacterium genomic DNA carries:
- the ftrA gene encoding transcriptional regulator FtrA: MLAPDRRRVVALAYEGLCTFEFGIVVEIFGLPRPELDVDWYRFRVCSLERGPLRAAGGVTLRAPAGLGALARAGTIVIPGWRDADEAPPEALLQALRRAHRRGTRFVSICSGAFVLAAAGLLDGKRVTTHWRYAERLASRFPRVRVEPDVLYVEDGNVLTSAGSAAGIDLCLHIVRRDYGAAVANRVARRLVVPPHRDGGQSQYVPDPIRGEAASGLARLLDWVQAHSHQPLTVKDLAERAAMSPRTFARSFLRQTGTTPHQWLIYQRLLSAQRRLETTTESMDEIAQAVGLETAAALRHHFRRRFRTTPTAYRRGFTMV; the protein is encoded by the coding sequence ATGCTTGCCCCGGACCGACGCCGCGTGGTGGCCCTCGCCTACGAGGGGCTGTGCACTTTCGAGTTCGGGATCGTGGTCGAGATCTTCGGCCTGCCCCGGCCCGAGCTCGACGTGGATTGGTATCGGTTCCGGGTCTGCTCGCTGGAGAGGGGTCCCCTGCGCGCGGCCGGCGGAGTCACCCTGCGAGCCCCCGCTGGTCTGGGAGCTCTGGCGCGAGCGGGGACTATCGTGATCCCGGGTTGGCGGGACGCCGACGAGGCCCCCCCGGAGGCGCTGCTCCAGGCCCTGCGGCGGGCCCACCGACGGGGCACACGCTTCGTCTCGATTTGCTCGGGGGCGTTCGTGCTTGCCGCCGCCGGACTGTTGGACGGGAAGCGCGTGACCACCCATTGGCGCTACGCCGAGCGCCTCGCCTCCCGCTTCCCCAGGGTGCGAGTCGAGCCGGACGTCCTGTACGTCGAAGACGGAAACGTATTGACCTCGGCCGGGAGCGCCGCGGGCATCGACCTCTGCCTCCACATCGTCCGCCGCGACTACGGGGCGGCGGTCGCCAACCGGGTCGCGCGACGCCTGGTCGTTCCACCCCACCGGGACGGCGGCCAGTCACAGTACGTTCCCGATCCGATTCGCGGCGAAGCGGCGAGCGGTCTTGCTCGCTTGCTGGACTGGGTGCAGGCGCACTCTCACCAGCCATTGACGGTCAAGGATCTCGCAGAGCGGGCAGCCATGTCGCCGCGGACCTTCGCCCGGTCCTTCCTCCGCCAAACGGGCACGACACCCCACCAGTGGCTCATCTACCAGCGTCTCCTGAGCGCGCAGCGGCGCCTCGAGACCACCACGGAGTCGATGGACGAGATAGCTCAGGCGGTGGGCCTGGAGACCGCCGCCGCACTGCGGCATCACTTCCGGCGCCGCTTCCGAACGACACCCACCGCCTACCGCCGCGGTTTCACGATGGTCAA
- a CDS encoding rhodanese-like domain-containing protein yields the protein MPAITVAPSLVREVPAAPPAEAVAHFGSLLSLETDCWDVHADLSAGQAAFVLLDVRAPEMFAAGHIAGAVNLPHRRIVERNLASYPADALFVVYCTGPHCNGADRAALRLARLGRAVKKMLGGVEGWKDEGFTLTPAEAPSGRARDE from the coding sequence ATGCCAGCGATCACGGTTGCCCCATCATTGGTGAGGGAGGTTCCCGCCGCCCCGCCCGCGGAGGCGGTCGCCCATTTCGGAAGCCTTCTCAGCCTGGAAACCGATTGTTGGGACGTGCACGCGGACCTGAGCGCCGGCCAGGCCGCTTTCGTGCTCCTCGATGTGCGCGCCCCGGAGATGTTCGCGGCGGGTCACATCGCGGGGGCCGTCAACCTGCCCCATCGAAGGATCGTGGAGCGTAACCTGGCCTCGTACCCCGCCGACGCGCTCTTCGTAGTCTACTGTACCGGCCCCCACTGCAACGGAGCGGACCGGGCGGCGCTGCGCTTGGCTCGGCTGGGGCGGGCGGTGAAGAAGATGCTTGGCGGAGTGGAGGGTTGGAAAGACGAGGGCTTCACGCTGACGCCCGCCGAGGCGCCCTCGGGCCGAGCTCGAGACGAGTGA
- a CDS encoding pirin family protein, with amino-acid sequence MGSSAKQTARASATTRVRRAGERGHTDWGWLDSRHTFAFGDYHDPLNMGFRTLRVLNDDRVTAGSGFGTHGHSDMEILSYVLEGALEHKDSMGTGSVIRPGEIQLMRAGTGVTHSEYNASRTEPLHFLQIWILPDRRGLAPEYDQKPVDHEAARRGFALLASKDGRQGSLRISQDVDLWLALLEEGERRELKLNPGRHAWVQLARGSVALDAHELGEGDGAALSGAEAVRLTGKGPAEVLVFDLA; translated from the coding sequence ATGGGCAGCAGCGCGAAGCAGACGGCCCGAGCAAGCGCGACGACGCGTGTGCGCAGGGCAGGGGAGCGGGGCCATACGGACTGGGGCTGGCTCGATAGTCGGCACACTTTCGCGTTCGGCGATTACCATGACCCTCTGAACATGGGCTTTCGAACGCTTCGCGTCCTCAACGACGACCGCGTGACCGCCGGTTCAGGGTTCGGGACACACGGGCACAGTGATATGGAGATCCTGTCCTACGTGCTCGAGGGAGCGCTCGAGCACAAGGACAGCATGGGCACCGGATCCGTGATCCGGCCCGGCGAGATCCAATTGATGCGGGCGGGCACCGGCGTCACCCACAGCGAATACAACGCCTCGAGAACCGAACCTCTGCATTTCCTACAGATCTGGATCCTGCCGGATCGACGAGGTCTGGCTCCCGAATACGACCAGAAGCCGGTCGATCACGAGGCAGCCCGGCGTGGCTTCGCGCTGCTTGCCTCCAAGGACGGCCGCCAGGGTAGCCTTCGTATCAGCCAGGACGTCGACCTGTGGCTTGCCTTGCTCGAGGAAGGCGAGCGCCGCGAGCTGAAGCTGAACCCTGGTCGCCACGCGTGGGTCCAGCTGGCCCGCGGATCGGTCGCGCTCGACGCGCACGAACTCGGTGAAGGCGATGGAGCGGCGCTCAGTGGCGCGGAAGCGGTCCGTCTTACCGGCAAAGGGCCCGCGGAGGTTCTCGTCTTCGATCTCGCCTGA
- a CDS encoding pirin family protein, which produces MSNLAPSTTAESYVCDPSPGATIEALPGNLVDLGGIAIRRLLPRSKRRLVGAWCFFDSFGPLRFEQGKAMDVAPHPHIGIQTVTWLLAGEVLHKDSLGSEGLARPGVLNLMTAGRGIAHAEETPPQNSGHLRGAQLWVALPESSRNAAPAFEQEAALPVLSLAGGQATLILGELGGLRSPARVFSPIVGAELAVAIDQQLVVPLDREFEHAIVPLEGECQLEGQPLAIDTLYYLGTARRELRLETGAVAPRALLLGGAPFGETVLMWWNFVARTTEEIIAARTEWTTGHRFGEVRAYAGERLAAPPFLARPVPRP; this is translated from the coding sequence TTGAGCAACCTCGCGCCGTCGACCACGGCCGAGTCCTATGTGTGCGACCCGTCCCCGGGGGCAACGATCGAAGCCCTGCCCGGCAACCTTGTTGACCTCGGCGGAATCGCGATCCGTCGTCTGTTGCCGCGCAGCAAGCGCCGCCTCGTCGGGGCCTGGTGTTTTTTCGACTCCTTCGGACCGCTGCGCTTCGAACAAGGGAAGGCGATGGACGTCGCGCCCCATCCACACATCGGCATCCAGACCGTTACGTGGCTGCTCGCGGGCGAGGTGCTCCACAAAGACAGTCTCGGGTCCGAGGGACTCGCTCGCCCGGGTGTCCTTAACTTGATGACCGCGGGCCGAGGAATCGCCCACGCCGAGGAGACCCCTCCACAGAACAGCGGTCATCTGCGGGGCGCGCAGCTTTGGGTGGCGCTCCCGGAGTCCAGCCGCAATGCGGCGCCGGCCTTCGAGCAAGAGGCGGCGCTCCCCGTCCTTTCCTTGGCCGGTGGCCAAGCAACGCTGATCCTCGGCGAGCTCGGCGGCCTGAGGTCGCCCGCGCGGGTCTTTTCGCCCATCGTCGGGGCGGAGCTAGCCGTGGCCATCGACCAACAGCTCGTCGTCCCGCTCGACCGCGAGTTCGAGCATGCGATCGTGCCGCTCGAGGGCGAATGCCAGTTGGAGGGGCAGCCTCTGGCGATCGACACGCTCTACTATCTGGGGACCGCTCGCCGGGAGCTCCGGCTCGAGACTGGGGCGGTGGCGCCCCGCGCCCTCCTCCTGGGCGGCGCTCCCTTCGGCGAGACCGTGCTCATGTGGTGGAACTTCGTGGCGCGCACGACAGAGGAAATCATCGCGGCACGGACTGAATGGACAACGGGCCATCGCTTCGGAGAGGTTCGTGCGTACGCCGGAGAGCGTTTGGCCGCGCCACCGTTTCTGGCCCGCCCCGTGCCGCGCCCTTGA
- a CDS encoding DUF5916 domain-containing protein — protein MIPLILALALQDTPASGSGGVSVQAFRVTEHIEIDGLLDEAAWASAAPASGLRQREPDEGAPATEDTIIRVLYDYDTLYVGVLALDREPARVISRILQRDTLMQQAGDNSFQFAGDDTIALILDPFQDHRNAFLFATNPNGAEFDALVTDESPVLNVDWRGIWRVAARRTRDGWSAEFAIPFRTLRYPKDASGRAWGFNVERLIRRKNEDTLWAGWSRAQGGLHRVSQAGRLEGLRGLPRSTFNIEVKPYGLAGVTQPPSPDGQAQPSEGQWRLGADAKWEIQPGLVADAAVKPDFAQVEADDQVVNLTRFELYRPEKREFFLENAGFFDFGTRGSYETPPFLMFFSRRIGIAGTDEVPVLGGVRVSGRTGRQTVGFVDVVTDSASGGPRTNFGALRYKRDLGDRSYVGVMVTDRHASGNAETDLGVDASIWATPVLQLEGFAARTSKSGAFPDSAYRVSAQYQGFPVYLSGEFLKIGPGATTGMGFVTRTDIRRTDGKAQYTFLPHVLGLRSFTPFVGGQYLTRVNGEKQDTNWYSGFALTWDSGESLSVTHVRGISVLDGGFALADRVPIAPGYYVLRDTEISASSSPKRSVTASAQVSLFDNWGGRLSTVSVALQLRADTHWSISLSEARSQASMPGGSFIASVTALRLGWTPTTRLTAATYLQYNSLTRRFVANFRADFIHHPGSDLFVVFNEERGTEAAPSLLVDRGFAVKLNYLLRL, from the coding sequence GTGATTCCGCTCATTCTGGCCCTGGCGCTCCAGGACACCCCTGCCTCAGGCTCCGGCGGTGTAAGCGTGCAGGCGTTCCGCGTCACGGAGCACATCGAGATCGACGGCCTGCTCGACGAGGCCGCGTGGGCCTCGGCCGCGCCGGCTTCGGGCCTCCGCCAACGCGAGCCCGACGAGGGTGCTCCGGCGACCGAGGACACGATCATCCGCGTGCTCTACGACTACGACACGCTCTACGTGGGCGTGCTCGCGCTGGACCGAGAGCCCGCGCGGGTCATCTCTCGCATCCTGCAGCGCGACACCCTGATGCAGCAGGCCGGCGACAACTCGTTCCAATTTGCCGGCGACGACACCATCGCCCTCATCCTCGATCCGTTCCAGGACCATCGCAACGCGTTTCTCTTCGCGACCAACCCGAACGGCGCTGAGTTCGATGCCCTGGTCACGGACGAGAGCCCTGTGCTCAACGTCGATTGGCGCGGCATCTGGCGGGTTGCGGCGAGGCGGACGCGCGATGGCTGGTCGGCCGAGTTCGCGATCCCATTCCGGACGCTCCGCTATCCCAAGGACGCCTCCGGGCGCGCCTGGGGTTTCAATGTGGAGCGCCTGATTCGGCGAAAGAACGAGGACACGCTCTGGGCCGGCTGGTCCCGGGCACAGGGCGGCCTTCATCGCGTGAGCCAAGCTGGGCGCTTGGAGGGCCTCCGTGGCCTGCCGCGCTCGACCTTCAACATCGAGGTGAAGCCCTATGGGCTGGCGGGGGTGACGCAACCACCCTCGCCCGACGGCCAGGCACAGCCCTCCGAGGGACAGTGGCGCCTCGGCGCCGACGCTAAATGGGAGATCCAGCCGGGCCTGGTGGCGGACGCGGCCGTGAAGCCCGATTTCGCGCAGGTGGAAGCCGACGACCAGGTCGTCAACCTCACGCGCTTCGAGCTCTATCGCCCCGAAAAGCGCGAGTTCTTCCTCGAGAACGCGGGTTTCTTCGATTTTGGGACCCGAGGTTCCTACGAGACGCCCCCCTTTCTCATGTTCTTCTCCCGCCGCATCGGAATCGCCGGCACTGACGAGGTGCCAGTCCTCGGAGGCGTGCGTGTCTCGGGAAGAACGGGACGTCAAACCGTTGGATTCGTGGATGTCGTGACCGACTCTGCTTCCGGAGGGCCCCGCACCAACTTCGGCGCTCTGCGATACAAGCGCGACCTCGGGGACCGAAGCTACGTCGGCGTGATGGTCACAGACCGGCACGCCTCGGGGAATGCGGAGACCGACCTCGGTGTGGACGCGTCGATCTGGGCGACACCGGTACTGCAACTAGAGGGCTTCGCCGCGCGCACGTCGAAGAGCGGGGCATTCCCAGATTCAGCCTACAGAGTCTCCGCTCAATACCAGGGCTTCCCGGTCTACCTGAGCGGCGAGTTTCTCAAGATCGGGCCGGGGGCCACGACGGGCATGGGGTTCGTAACTCGAACCGACATCCGGCGGACCGACGGCAAGGCTCAGTACACGTTCTTGCCCCACGTCCTTGGCTTGAGGAGCTTCACGCCGTTCGTCGGAGGGCAATACCTGACGCGCGTGAACGGCGAGAAGCAGGACACCAACTGGTATTCGGGGTTTGCGCTCACCTGGGACTCCGGCGAAAGCCTCAGCGTCACCCATGTCCGCGGCATCTCGGTGCTCGACGGCGGCTTCGCCCTAGCGGACCGCGTGCCGATCGCGCCTGGCTACTACGTTCTCCGCGACACCGAGATCTCCGCGAGTTCGAGCCCCAAGCGCAGCGTCACGGCGTCTGCCCAAGTCTCGCTCTTCGACAACTGGGGCGGCCGGCTGTCGACTGTCTCCGTCGCTTTGCAGCTGCGCGCGGACACCCACTGGTCGATCAGTCTTTCCGAGGCCCGCAGCCAAGCGAGCATGCCCGGCGGCTCGTTCATCGCGAGCGTCACGGCGTTACGCCTCGGCTGGACACCCACCACTCGCCTGACCGCCGCGACTTACCTTCAATACAACAGCCTGACCCGGCGCTTCGTGGCGAACTTCAGGGCTGACTTCATCCACCATCCCGGGAGCGACCTGTTTGTCGTCTTCAACGAAGAGCGAGGAACCGAAGCGGCGCCGTCCTTGCTTGTGGACCGAGGATTTGCCGTCAAGTTGAACTATCTCTTGAGGCTCTGA
- a CDS encoding PilZ domain-containing protein, protein MFALETGLGGYGGTEPEEPIRVWIERGDGSITRGLVGVLSEDGASIQLTGPALVAAGDDVSVRIAVSRDSPTLGTVARVLSVRSSGAVPECELEWTHSGIERGALAALIASLS, encoded by the coding sequence ATGTTCGCTCTAGAGACGGGGCTGGGTGGTTACGGTGGGACGGAACCTGAAGAGCCGATTAGGGTCTGGATCGAGCGCGGTGACGGCTCGATCACTCGGGGTCTGGTGGGGGTGCTTTCGGAAGACGGGGCTTCCATCCAGCTGACGGGGCCAGCTTTGGTTGCCGCGGGCGACGACGTGTCCGTACGCATCGCGGTGAGCCGGGACTCGCCCACGTTGGGAACGGTCGCCCGTGTACTCTCGGTCCGGTCGTCGGGGGCGGTGCCCGAGTGCGAGCTCGAATGGACGCACTCGGGAATCGAACGCGGGGCACTCGCGGCGCTCATCGCCTCCCTGAGTTGA
- a CDS encoding ATP-dependent metallopeptidase FtsH/Yme1/Tma family protein, which translates to MRKDQLCGATFRTVTLWMTLLVVGFLAWHFEQIQTETPIKFSDFMVQVESGHVADVTITGNEIKGHSTSWQPLKTFAPIGYDKLVDTLLAKKVAVNYRPDKTPIWPNILFSWAPFILSLGFWIFLMRRMQGVRTNRSADDFARLLAQLAELEELLAEAQRIGTQTVVSLILTPRGSAEGESTRLVVPAAVDVVRLQVDVVRGASPQSHRAVRALIRTPEGHQVWGRDGLSMPGVALMVEIPARVLAPGEYTLILSGFTRDGDINDLADYSFGIVPR; encoded by the coding sequence ATGCGTAAGGATCAGCTTTGTGGCGCGACCTTCCGAACCGTTACGCTGTGGATGACGTTGCTGGTCGTTGGCTTCCTGGCCTGGCACTTCGAACAGATCCAGACAGAGACGCCAATCAAGTTCAGCGATTTCATGGTCCAGGTGGAGTCCGGCCACGTGGCGGACGTGACCATAACGGGCAACGAGATCAAAGGCCACAGCACCAGCTGGCAGCCCCTCAAGACCTTCGCTCCCATCGGGTACGACAAGCTCGTCGACACCCTGCTCGCCAAGAAGGTTGCGGTCAACTACCGGCCCGACAAAACCCCAATTTGGCCCAACATACTGTTCTCCTGGGCCCCCTTTATCCTCAGTCTCGGGTTCTGGATCTTCCTCATGCGGCGGATGCAAGGGGTGCGGACGAACAGGTCGGCCGACGACTTCGCCCGCCTCTTGGCCCAGCTGGCGGAGCTCGAGGAGTTGCTAGCCGAGGCCCAACGGATTGGAACCCAGACCGTGGTCTCCCTGATCTTGACGCCGCGTGGCAGCGCCGAAGGCGAGTCAACCCGCCTCGTCGTCCCGGCGGCCGTGGATGTCGTGAGACTACAGGTGGATGTCGTTAGAGGGGCGTCGCCCCAGTCCCATCGAGCGGTTCGAGCATTGATCCGCACGCCCGAGGGCCATCAGGTGTGGGGCCGGGATGGTCTGAGCATGCCCGGCGTGGCCTTGATGGTCGAAATCCCCGCCAGAGTCCTAGCGCCAGGCGAGTACACCCTCATCCTCAGCGGGTTCACACGCGACGGCGACATCAATGACCTGGCTGACTACTCCTTCGGGATCGTGCCCCGCTGA